From Malus sylvestris chromosome 1, drMalSylv7.2, whole genome shotgun sequence:
TCAAAGGGTAACTAGCATTTGCTTTAACAGTTTCATAAAACTAGCTCGAACGGAACAGTATAAAGATTTGGTATACCTGGCCTAGCATTGAGAAACTTCAACGCTAGATTAGGTAATAAGTCACGGTAAAGCAGAAGCATTAACAGGCTGTGTTGATACTCAATGAAACCAACAACATCAAGGGAAATGCGCAGAAGGAGAACCTAGAATCATTTCGGTAACTTCTGTATAAAATTGAGGGATGAAAAGTTAGATATACCTGAAAGGTATCCTTCCCTACAGAATCATAGACAACATCAACCCCATTGTCAGATGTTATTTCTGTCACTCGAGCAACAAAATCCTCTTCCGTATAGACTATGACATGGTGACACCCATCATCCTTGGCCTGAGCTGTCTTCTCTTTAGTTGATACAGTTCCAATGACAGTTGCACCAAGCGCATTAGCCCACTGGCATAAAAGGGATCCAACTCCACCAGCTGCAGCGTGAACAAGGACTCTGTTTCCTGGTTTGACCTGTATAATTAACAGCACAAATTCAGATCGAACATTAAAAGCAGCAGCATTTAAATTTATACACAATTTCTAACATTGAATCAACCTTGTTTGGATAATGAAATTACAAATTCAGGAAGCATTTAGTTACAACTTGACCACCAATATTCGTCAGTTGATTGTACTTTTTCGGCACATAAATCACATAGTTAACAACACAGAAAATCGTACCAAAAAACAACCTTGAAAGACTGCCGTAGTAGAACCTGAGCTGTCATACCCTTAAGCAATACGGATGCTGCAACAATAGGATCAATTGAAGGGGGAACGGGCACCACTTTGTTTGCAGGAAGGATCTGTTCTTCCGCATATGACCCCATCGGAGTACCAACATAGGCCACCAGATCTCCAACTCGCCTGCCTATTACTCCAGGTCCTACGGCTGTCACAACTCCACAAGCTTCCATACCTGAAATGAAAATTGATTTGTTAACGAATACGGTTTATCCGTCAGCCTTCTGATCAAGAACTAGAAGGCCAAAAGAAGGCTGGACTCCAAGTTGTTCAAGAATAGTGATGTTGAGTTTCTCGACCATTTCTCTTAGGATTAGTCAGTTCTATTTCAAACAGCAGGAATGGCTAATCTGGTTTCATGCCCGGCATTCTTATATGTTTGCTAAATCATTCTTGATCATATCTGAAAACTGTAATCTCACGCGAAATGTTTACTCGAGAAACTGTTaagcaaaaactaaactttGAAATTATGCCTTCAAAGAGTGGACTAGATGTCAATCCTTCCTACATTTCAGAACttggaaatgaagcaaaacctGGGGTGAAGGGCATTGTATCAGCCTTATAATAAAGTCCTTTGCGGAAGTATACATCGATGAAATTAACCCCTACTGCCTTGTTCTTCACACGAACCTCCCCCTCCTTCAGCTCTCCTATTTCCACATCTTCCCATTTCAAGACCTAGCAGCATTACATCACAAAATTAAGTGAAATGGGAATAGAAAGCATTGGAAATTTGGATAATGACTTGTAGCTGAACCAGATGCAGATCAAAGAAAAATTACGAGCAAAGGAAACTTCTTTCAAGGAAAACAAACTGAAGTAAAACTCGAAAACAAACGGGTTTTGAATAATATGTTTCAAAGATTGTGTATGAACACACTTGATATGGCTCGAGATAAACTATAAACACAATATAAACTCAAGTTTACAAACTCAAATACTTCAAGGCCTCGCTCGATGTCTATGATTGAATTGGACTGAAAATTCGCTAGATTCAATGTATGTCAAAGAAAGAAATTTGGAAGGCAGAAGAAGGATTAATCGTGTAGAACATTCCAATAGCCAAAGAAATGGTAGGATTGGAAGGGATAAGCTTACTTCATGACCACTCCTACTTCTACTTTTAACTTATGGCTCGTGTGTTTTTAGAAtgattgaaagcgtttttggtgaaacTGATTTTGGATTCCAAAAACACTTGGAAGAAGCATCAAATATGTGTTTCTTGCAAGAAGCCCTTCAAGTGTTTTCTAAGATTCACTtagatttttactaagaattagttttaaaaatatttcacAAAAAACGCTTTCTGTTATTTTAAATGTACTTCCAAAACGGccattagacaaaatttagaagTTGACTTCCATTTCTTCCTTCGACATTGAAACATTGTGAGTTATCGAATCCAGTCAAATCTTTGACACCAAAAAAGAACTAACCTTCTCTGGACTAGTCCGATGAATACAACGGCATAAGAACTCATGTGCTCTTGGCTAAAAGCAGAAAGGCTATCTCTTTCAGCTTGTTACCAGATTTCCCATCAAACAACTCGGATTTATTGTAAACAGAAATAGTTAACAAATGAAATCAGACACTTAATATTGCAACTGACAAACAAGCCTTGATGTTATGATCAAACATTCAAGTTACCCAAAAGAATacaggagagagagatagagagagagacctgAGGACCACCAAGTTCATGAACTCGAATGGCTTTCACCATCTTTGTTCGCGATACTGCTTGATTTCTGGGTACGAACTACTTTCCGGTCAAAAGTGTGATTTCTTGGTATTTATCCCTTAATAATTAGCCTAACTCTTGTTAATATTATAATGTTGGACCTGCATATTTTTTTAGTCTATGTCTCATACACACACCTGAAATCATAAATTGTAATGATTTTAATACTCGTTTCAAGGTAAATAAACTGGTAATGATAAGCACATTAAAACTATACATTTTGATTACAAATAACACAAATTGAACATcgaagaccatctccaaagaagatgtcaaaatATCCAAATCAACAATAACGGTAATAAAATACAGCATTAATGTTTTCCAATCGAGAAGCCAAATCTGATGTGGCAGAATATAAATTGACATCTCTCTCCCTGGCAGAATATAAATTGACATCTCTCtcccttaattaattattaaatgctttttattaatttattattgaTTTAAAGCATtatccttttgtttgttttcattcCCAATGCATAGAAAATACAtatgaattattattttatgtttaaaatttgacatatcggttggagagaaaaagtttaaaatatGTAAAAGTACCATGTAagccttcaaatttaaattttttgtttaaaatttgacatctcatttggagatggtcgaatgttgtttttttttccttaacaaAGGATATTATCTACCCTCAAGAATCTCAACGAAAAGTCTTATCTTACTCTTCATAACTTCTTACGTTTCAAAACTTCATGATGAGGCATCggtgaaaataaattgattgaacaATGATTTAACAACGTCTGAACGGGGATTGATAGCGTGATACCGATTTTTCCCAAttccaatttatttatttgttttttgttttttttttctttgagttttttatttatacatTACTTTATTTGAGTAACTATTATTAAATTCAAATATCTTTAAATTTCTGTTTTAAATCGTTGATTATAAGTGCTAAAAATGAATTATAATACATTTTGCGTGGAAAAATATATTTGAAGAACATGAATACAATAATTTGTTGTTAtgttaaaagaaataaaagaaacattagcaaaaaatataaataaaaaaattgaaaatagggGATCGGTATGATACTAGCAATTGTTAATAAAGAGAGTCGCTATGTATGTACCGACAATTCTTGTGAACAATCAGTAGTTAAGCACGATCGtatcatttttctattttattattattttctttttt
This genomic window contains:
- the LOC126630535 gene encoding uncharacterized protein LOC126630535 isoform X3 encodes the protein MMKAIRVHELGGPQVLKWEDVEIGELKEGEVRVKNKAVGVNFIDVYFRKGLYYKADTMPFTPGMEACGVVTAVGPGVIGRRVGDLVAYVGTPMGSYAEEQILPANKVVPVPPSIDPIVAASVLLKGMTAQVLLRQSFKVKPGNRVLVHAAAGGVGSLLCQWANALGATVIGTVSTKEKTAQAKDDGCHHVIVYTEEDFVARVTEITSDNGVDVVYDSVGKDTFQGSLACLKTRGYMVSFGQASGAIDPVPLSALAAKSLFLTRPALFQYTAAQDKLLEVAGEVFANVASGVLRVRVNHKYPLSHAAQAHADLENRKTSGSAVLIP
- the LOC126630535 gene encoding uncharacterized protein LOC126630535 isoform X2 gives rise to the protein MVKAIRVHELGGPQVLKWEDVEIGELKEGEVRVKNKAVGVNFIDVYFRKGLYYKADTMPFTPGMEACGVVTAVGPGVIGRRVGDLVAYVGTPMGSYAEEQILPANKVVPVPPSIDPIVAASVLLKGMTAQVLLRQSFKVKPGNRVLVHAAAGGVGSLLCQWANALGATVIGTVSTKEKTAQAKDDGCHHVIVYTEEDFVARVTEITSDNGVDVVYDSVGKDTFQGSLACLKTRGYMVSFGQASGAIDPVPLSALAAKSLFLTRPALFQYTAAQDKLLEVAGEVFANVASGVLRVRVNHKYPLSHAAQAHADLENRKTSGSAVLIP
- the LOC126630535 gene encoding uncharacterized protein LOC126630535 isoform X1, whose translation is MVKAIRVHELGGPQPRAHEFLCRCIHRTSPEKVLKWEDVEIGELKEGEVRVKNKAVGVNFIDVYFRKGLYYKADTMPFTPGMEACGVVTAVGPGVIGRRVGDLVAYVGTPMGSYAEEQILPANKVVPVPPSIDPIVAASVLLKGMTAQVLLRQSFKVKPGNRVLVHAAAGGVGSLLCQWANALGATVIGTVSTKEKTAQAKDDGCHHVIVYTEEDFVARVTEITSDNGVDVVYDSVGKDTFQGSLACLKTRGYMVSFGQASGAIDPVPLSALAAKSLFLTRPALFQYTAAQDKLLEVAGEVFANVASGVLRVRVNHKYPLSHAAQAHADLENRKTSGSAVLIP